The following proteins are encoded in a genomic region of Maylandia zebra isolate NMK-2024a linkage group LG1, Mzebra_GT3a, whole genome shotgun sequence:
- the ddias gene encoding uncharacterized protein ddias has product MSYRRALVDCAVLSLQDPCVFYPCCRCCFSRIDVDQQDTTRCRCFKCGYKCLREQVDYRYRLSLRVARDGRIFGITVFGNSLKPFFGIHANELQRLVENLDRPVEQSRRLTLLVKAVEDCFIGRHFIFGIKVMEAESALWFGGPVLSGSSSKNAAQFVATQMILPKATGMGGCTVVSYYRVLLQKASESELVSADTSRISSLPATTPLLIHDHSPTSSFSDATLSASHLLPRSLQRSRYIDCTLTPTAPWQQSLGLVTSSAEQEEGCSTQECGDENRSQADKSVTPYLAQRGCQENQKVEKDLAPFFLLQHSFYESPSSEKGAGNSLSLKTWLRPSQYCQNSPKEKEFSTGQLTRTFSSSSLAWNDLPFSESLTEFLCEANKDFDTDRDTKQVQNVHWKEVKARNNLGNSSLISETSSQRNAQITDRHLQALLDATNTPATNGCGSQDSASKECKNPLLFVKRSQDRNIYSHGCYQVDGTASSLSFQKEEEEQLEGDAYNCSADLFGSSDTINLETERLTMHAEAVGDGMEACSQFSKADEHHLIYENANVTQSTPDKGKFKKSKCRESLIPQDTKGFDFVPPSQSTPIVKLGVVSYSCVDLYKSVTGEFSSQPVNQKSFNANLHEMESKNNSVHKLNCGNADQALQSEMESVKENFVWRTTSSRHSHKLTPKRKFLKPVEHKNSLHPLQHLRVQEEALNRMSINCKARFIDVSECGYDNEAIVPPTPASKIQQSVPIRKRKLTDNRNNFGSIECVLRKTENCDSEEVSEGIHGSQTCDCSRDLFSDSF; this is encoded by the exons ATGTCTTATAGACGGGCACTGGTGGATTGTGCGGTGTTGTCTCTGCAAGATCCCTGTGTGTTTTATCCGTGTTGCAGATGCTGTTTCTCCAGGATTGATGTTGACCAGCAGGACACTACGAG ATGCAGATGCTTCAAGTGTGGTTACAAGTGCCTGAGAGAACAGGTGGATTACAGGTACCGTCTCTCACTGAGGGTGGCCCGGGACGGACGTATATTCGGGATAACAGTATTTGGAAACAGCTTGAAACCATTCTTTGGCATTCATGCAAATGAATTACAAAG ATTGGTGGAAAACTTGGACAGACCCGTGGAACAATCTAGAAGACTCACATTGCTGGTGAAGGCAGTCGAGGACTGTTTCATTGGCAGACATTTCATTTTTGGTATAAAG GTGATGGAAGCAGAAAGTGCGCTTTGGTTTGGAGGACCTGTTCTAAGTGGCTCCAGCAGTAAAAATGCAGCACAGTTTGTTGCTACTCAGATGATTCTTCCCAAAGCAACGGGAATGGGAGGATGCACCGTGGTCAGTTATTATCGGGTTCTTCTTCAGAAAGCTTCTGAATCTGAACTTGTATCTGCTGATACCAGCAGAATCTCCAGTCTTCCAGCAACAACCCCGCTCCTCATTCATGATCATTCTCCAACTAGCAGCTTTAGTGATGCCACACTATCTGCCTCTCATCTTTTGCCCCGATCACTTCAAAG ATCACGTTACATAGACTGCACCCTTACTCCCACAGCTCCATGGCAGCAATCACTTGGACTGGTTACATCATCAGCAGAGCAGGAAGAAGGCTGCAGTACCCAGGAATGTGGAGATGAAAACAGAAGTCAGGCTGACAAAAGTGTAACACCATATCTTGCACAGAGGGGTTGCCAGGAAAACCAAAAAGTGGAAAAGGACTTGGCTCCTTTTTTCTTATTGCAGCACAGTTTTTATGAGAGTCCATCATCTGAGAAGGGAGCTGGAAACAGCCTTAGCCTAAAGACTTGGTTAAGGCCGTCCCAGTATTGTCAGAATAGCCCCAAAGAAAAGGAGTTTTCTACTGGACAGCTCACCAGAACATTTTCATCAAGCTCATTGGCTTGGAACGATTTGCCTTTCTCTGAAAGTCTGACAGAGTTTTTATGTGAAGCCAATAAAGATTTTGACACTGATAGAGATACGAAACAAGTTCAGAATGTTCACTGGAAGGAAGTAAAGGCAAGAAATAACCTGGGAAACAGCAGCTTAATAAGTGAAACATCTTCCCAAAGAAATGCACAAATAACAGACAGGCATTTGCAAGCATTGTTGGATGCCACTAATACCCCTGCAACAAATGGATGTGGCTCACAAGATTCAGCCAGCAAAGAATGTAAGAACCCTCTTCTGTTTGTCAAAAGGAGTCAAGATAGAAACATTTATTCCCATGGGTGTTATCAGGTGGATGGCACAGCTAGTTCACTGTCTTTTcaaaaggaggaagaagagcagcTTGAGGGGGATGCCTACAACTGTTCAGCAGATCTGTTTGGTAGCTCAGACACGATCAATCTTGAAACGGAGAGGCTCACCATGCATGCAGAAGCCGTCGGTGATGGCATGGAAGCTTGCTCACAGTTTTCCAAGGCAGATGAGCATCATCTGATTTATGAAAATGCGAATGTGACACAATCAACACCAGATAaagggaaatttaaaaaaagtaaatgcaGGGAGAGTTTGATTCCACAAGACACAAAAGGATTTGACTTTGTCCCTCCCTCTCAGTCCACACCCATTGTAAAACTAGGCGTCGTATCATACTCATGTGTTGACTTGTACAAAAGCGTGACAGGTGAATTCAGTTCCCAGCCTGTCAATCAAAAAAGTTTTAATGCAAATTTACATGAAATGGAGAGTAAAAACAATTCTGTTCATAAACTGAACTGTGGTAATGCTGACCAGGCTTTGCAGAGTGAGATGGAATCTGTCAAAGAAAACTTTGTGTGGAGAACTACATCCAGCAGACACAGCCACAAACTTACCCCCAAAAGAAAATTCTTGAAACCAGTCGAGCATAAAAACAGTCTACATCCACTGCAGCACCTTAGGGTGCAGGAAGAGGCTCTAAACCGCATGTCAATCAACTGTAAAGCAAGATTTATTGACGTGTCAGAGTGTGGCTATGACAATGAAGCAATTGTTCCTCCTACACCTGCGAGTAAAATCCAACAAAGTGTGCCAATCCgcaaaagaaagctgacagaCAACCGCAACAATTTTGGTTCCATCGAGTGTGTGctgagaaagacagaaaattgTGACAGTGAAGAGGTTAGCGAAGGGATTCATGGGAGCCAGACATGTGACTGCTCTAGAGATCTGTTCTCTGACTCTTTCTGA
- the LOC101484443 gene encoding uncharacterized protein LOC101484443 isoform X3, with protein sequence MEVAPCAQEVGRHAALLLAYLNLQRKQGHFCDLVLRPGQNAGQLYPAHRCVLAASSPVLASVLSSAGALVELQAKCLSDSVLTPLLDYIYTGDLPYSYGQQQYYSLLTAACYLQMDELQKALRAQQQTEVCTANGAEASAEAEKNSYRTTVNTSPHMPSTSSIFTFRKPDKTNISSEQSMTTSPDSDIQYQDSDNVDPFSESQMLSAAMDCSTDEVEIDTGRNSRDHCSGRDARTLSYPSAPCGILERTERSTNAGHARQATYLTPQHLTLNVPSIAEVYHTSKVDKEAEKDRLNPAGIWQRYTGDTLVRTAENRRSSSSSPHSYCAAVPVICHSSRAAIPQLADVSPVSPCHSALQTSSNSSRSPVSRSASIENDSIIEEKYTQS encoded by the exons ATGGAG GTGGCACCTTGTGCCCAGGAAGTTGGTAGACATGCGGCATTACTGTTGGCTTATCTGAACTTGCAGAGAAAACAAGGCCACTTTTGTGACCTTGTGCTCAGACCGGGACAGAATGCAGGTCAACTTTACCCCGCACACAG ATGTGTGCTGGCAGCCTCTAGTCCAGTGTTGGCATCTGTCTTGTCCTCTGCTGGCGCTCTGGTGGAGCTGCAGGCCAAATGTCTCTCTGACTCTGTATTAACACCTCTTTTGGACTATATTTACACAGGGGATTTGCCCTACAGTTACGGCCAGCAACAGTATTATAGTCTGCTCACAGCTGCCTGCTACCTGCAGATGGATGAACTGCAAAAGGCTCTGAGGGCTCAACAGCAGACTGAGGTTTGCACTGCAAATGGCGCAGAGGCTTCTGCTGAAGCTGAAAAGAATTCTTATAGGACAACTGTGAATACCTCCCCTCATATGCCATCAACATCCAGCATTTTTACCTTTAGAAAACCTGACAAAACAAACATCTCCAGTGAACAAAGTATGACAACTTCACCAGACAGCGATATTCAGTATCAGGATTCAGACAATGTGGATCCGTTTAGTGAAAGTCAGATGCTCTCAGCTGCTATGGATTGCAGCACTGATGAAGTAGAAATAGATACAGGTAGAAATAGCAGAGACCACTGCAGTGGAAGGGATGCAAGGACTTTAAGCTATCCAAGTGCACCCTGTGGTATACTTGAAAGAACTGAAAGGAGCACAAATGCAGGACATGCCAGACAAGCAACTTATCTAACGCCACAGCATTTGACTCTGAATGTCCCTAGCATTGCTGAAGTGTATCACACGTCTAAAGTGGACAAAGAGGCGGAAAAGGATCGGCTTAATCCAGCTGGCATCTGGCAAAGGTACACAGGTGACACTCTGGTGAGGACAGCTGAAAATAGGAGGAGCTCATCTTCATCCCCACATTCATATTGTGCGGCAGTACCTGTCATCTGtcacagcagcagagcagctatccCCCAGCTAGCAGATGTGTCTCCTGTGTCTCCCTGCCATTCAGCCCTCCAGACTTCAAGCAACTCCAGCAGGTCTCCAGTCTCACGTTCAGCGAGCATAGAAAATGACAGCATTATTGAAG AAAAATACACACAATCTTAG
- the LOC101484443 gene encoding uncharacterized protein LOC101484443 isoform X1 has translation MEVAPCAQEVGRHAALLLAYLNLQRKQGHFCDLVLRPGQNAGQLYPAHRCVLAASSPVLASVLSSAGALVELQAKCLSDSVLTPLLDYIYTGDLPYSYGQQQYYSLLTAACYLQMDELQKALRAQQQTEVCTANGAEASAEAEKNSYRTTVNTSPHMPSTSSIFTFRKPDKTNISSEQSMTTSPDSDIQYQDSDNVDPFSESQMLSAAMDCSTDEVEIDTGRNSRDHCSGRDARTLSYPSAPCGILERTERSTNAGHARQATYLTPQHLTLNVPSIAEVYHTSKVDKEAEKDRLNPAGIWQRYTGDTLVRTAENRRSSSSSPHSYCAAVPVICHSSRAAIPQLADVSPVSPCHSALQTSSNSSRSPVSRSASIENDSIIEGITSKCKRQYQAQSQEYGHNKKHTITQNLNNKDNLDQCALQDLYYKSSGGRSHFDSSDSDHFTMQGNECVDRGSSHFTNNNDQHAYCDSFQKNTHNLREDSVLQSKDWSQELKHKIDLRFDDFSTKKKQLDFFESYNVSKLATATAEPGGLRAEVPLIAHPVEDLNTEHLGPEEEVKEEHSYSNRVPAESDIQDSHCNYEPKKGYSNIYRADTSANNAPSNHDSNYSPTAVDTKEYHADSFPKALQTEKTSGTDITESHSIFTMPADRNMSDTSVDSAVRHSYHGHLRYHCLQHDDMQEDVHLLQGGSDHKRSHSNHFDDSDGSSAEEDFGAFESPLKQHYSSTETTDQFLLLDISTRPAELLVSCKHRSGIEEKGDMFETGIWAYDGAERYEKTSVASVEMKTVMARAKFGTGRLDMGGTHWAAKTNAEERKPVVQSSPAVETIQNSCIVSEVSNLKEGENQTITSTHCSPPGVSDSMQPSVSFCMASGLSTSMPTNRSAHLSSPVHHPFQCSLCDRSFSQRGSLNRHVRSHLGVRPFPCPRCPMTFSRQYRVTEHMRVHQRCTPGNDFQKPPASST, from the exons ATGGAG GTGGCACCTTGTGCCCAGGAAGTTGGTAGACATGCGGCATTACTGTTGGCTTATCTGAACTTGCAGAGAAAACAAGGCCACTTTTGTGACCTTGTGCTCAGACCGGGACAGAATGCAGGTCAACTTTACCCCGCACACAG ATGTGTGCTGGCAGCCTCTAGTCCAGTGTTGGCATCTGTCTTGTCCTCTGCTGGCGCTCTGGTGGAGCTGCAGGCCAAATGTCTCTCTGACTCTGTATTAACACCTCTTTTGGACTATATTTACACAGGGGATTTGCCCTACAGTTACGGCCAGCAACAGTATTATAGTCTGCTCACAGCTGCCTGCTACCTGCAGATGGATGAACTGCAAAAGGCTCTGAGGGCTCAACAGCAGACTGAGGTTTGCACTGCAAATGGCGCAGAGGCTTCTGCTGAAGCTGAAAAGAATTCTTATAGGACAACTGTGAATACCTCCCCTCATATGCCATCAACATCCAGCATTTTTACCTTTAGAAAACCTGACAAAACAAACATCTCCAGTGAACAAAGTATGACAACTTCACCAGACAGCGATATTCAGTATCAGGATTCAGACAATGTGGATCCGTTTAGTGAAAGTCAGATGCTCTCAGCTGCTATGGATTGCAGCACTGATGAAGTAGAAATAGATACAGGTAGAAATAGCAGAGACCACTGCAGTGGAAGGGATGCAAGGACTTTAAGCTATCCAAGTGCACCCTGTGGTATACTTGAAAGAACTGAAAGGAGCACAAATGCAGGACATGCCAGACAAGCAACTTATCTAACGCCACAGCATTTGACTCTGAATGTCCCTAGCATTGCTGAAGTGTATCACACGTCTAAAGTGGACAAAGAGGCGGAAAAGGATCGGCTTAATCCAGCTGGCATCTGGCAAAGGTACACAGGTGACACTCTGGTGAGGACAGCTGAAAATAGGAGGAGCTCATCTTCATCCCCACATTCATATTGTGCGGCAGTACCTGTCATCTGtcacagcagcagagcagctatccCCCAGCTAGCAGATGTGTCTCCTGTGTCTCCCTGCCATTCAGCCCTCCAGACTTCAAGCAACTCCAGCAGGTCTCCAGTCTCACGTTCAGCGAGCATAGAAAATGACAGCATTATTGAAGGTATTACATCTAAATGCAAACGTCAATATCAAGCACAGAGCCAGGAATACGGCcacaataaaaaacacactattaCACAAAATCTGAATAACAAGGATAATTTAGATCAATGTGCTTTACAAGATTTATATTACAAATCCAGTGGAGGTAGATCTCATTTTGACAGCAGCGATTCAGATCATTTTACAATGCAGGGCAATGAATGTGTTGACAGAGGATCATCTCACTTTACCAACAATAATGATCAGCATGCTTATTGTGATTCCTTTCAGAAAAATACACACAATCTTAGAGAAGATTCAGTGCTGCAGAGTAAGGACTGGAGTCAAGAATTGAAGCATAAAATTGATCTCAGGTTTGATGATTTCTCAACCAAAAAAAAGCAGCTGGATTTCTTTGAATCCTACAATGTCAGCAAATTGGCAACAGCAACAGCAGAACCAGGAGGTCTGAGAGCTGAAGTTCCACTTATTGCTCATCCTGTGGAGGACTTAAACACAGAACATCTAGGTCCAGAGGAAGAGGTGAAAGAGGAACACAGTTACTCTAATAGAGTTCCAGCTGAAAGTGATATACAGGACAGCCACTGCAACTATGAACCAAAGAAAGGGTACTCAAACATATACAGAGCTGACACAAGTGCAAACAATGCTCCTTCTAACCATGATTCAAACTACAGTCCTACAGCGGTGGACACCAAAGAATACCATGCTGATAGCTTCCCGAAAGCTCTGCAAACTGAAAAGACCTCAGGCACTGACATCACAGAATCACATTCGATTTTTACAATGCCTGCGGACAGAAACATGTCTGACACCAGTGTTGACAGTGCTGTGAGACACTCTTATCATGGACATCTTCGTTATCATTGCCTACAGCATGATGATATGCAAGAGGATGTGCACTTATTGCAGGGTGGTTCTGATCACAAACGCTCCCACTCAAACCACTTTGATGATTCTGATGGTTCAAGTGCGGAGGAAGACTTTGGTGCCTTTGAGAGTCCCCTAAAGCAGCACTACAGCTCAACAGAGACTACAGACCAGTTTCTTCTTCTGGATATTAGCACAAGACCTGCAGAACTATTAGTATCCTGCAAACACCGATCTGGCATAGAAGAGAAAGGGGATATGTTTGAAACTGGAATCTGGGCATATGATGGAGCAGAGAGGTACGAAAAAACATCTGTAGCATCTGTTGAAATGAAAACAGTTATGGCTAGGGCTAAATTTGGAACTGGGAGACTTGATATGGGTGGCACACACTGGGCTGCAAAGACAAATGCTGAGGAAAGAAAGCCTGTTGTTCAAAGTAGTCCAGCTGTTGAGACTATTCAAAATTCTTGCATTGTGTCTGAAGTTTCCAACCTTAAAGAAGGTGAGAACCAAACCATTACCTCGACACACTGTTCACCTCCTGGAGTGTCAGACTCCATGCAACCCTCTGTGTCTTTTTGCATGGCATCTGGCCTTTCAACCAGCATGCCAACCAATAGATCAGCTCATCTGTCATCTCCTGTTCACCACCCATTCCAATGCTCTCTATGCGACCGTTCCTTTAGCCAGCGAGGTTCTCTAAATAGACATGTGCGGAGCCACCTTGGTGTAAGGCCCTTCCCCTGCCCCCGCTGCCCTATGACTTTTTCACGCCAATACCGTGTCACCGAGCACATGCGTGTTCATCAGCGATGTACCCCTGGGAATGATTTTCAAAAGCCTCCTGCTTCATCAACTTGA
- the LOC101484443 gene encoding uncharacterized protein LOC101484443 isoform X2: MTALLKKNTHNLREDSVLQSKDWSQELKHKIDLRFDDFSTKKKQLDFFESYNVSKLATATAEPGGLRAEVPLIAHPVEDLNTEHLGPEEEVKEEHSYSNRVPAESDIQDSHCNYEPKKGYSNIYRADTSANNAPSNHDSNYSPTAVDTKEYHADSFPKALQTEKTSGTDITESHSIFTMPADRNMSDTSVDSAVRHSYHGHLRYHCLQHDDMQEDVHLLQGGSDHKRSHSNHFDDSDGSSAEEDFGAFESPLKQHYSSTETTDQFLLLDISTRPAELLVSCKHRSGIEEKGDMFETGIWAYDGAERYEKTSVASVEMKTVMARAKFGTGRLDMGGTHWAAKTNAEERKPVVQSSPAVETIQNSCIVSEVSNLKEGENQTITSTHCSPPGVSDSMQPSVSFCMASGLSTSMPTNRSAHLSSPVHHPFQCSLCDRSFSQRGSLNRHVRSHLGVRPFPCPRCPMTFSRQYRVTEHMRVHQRCTPGNDFQKPPASST; this comes from the exons ATGACAGCATTATTGAAG AAAAATACACACAATCTTAGAGAAGATTCAGTGCTGCAGAGTAAGGACTGGAGTCAAGAATTGAAGCATAAAATTGATCTCAGGTTTGATGATTTCTCAACCAAAAAAAAGCAGCTGGATTTCTTTGAATCCTACAATGTCAGCAAATTGGCAACAGCAACAGCAGAACCAGGAGGTCTGAGAGCTGAAGTTCCACTTATTGCTCATCCTGTGGAGGACTTAAACACAGAACATCTAGGTCCAGAGGAAGAGGTGAAAGAGGAACACAGTTACTCTAATAGAGTTCCAGCTGAAAGTGATATACAGGACAGCCACTGCAACTATGAACCAAAGAAAGGGTACTCAAACATATACAGAGCTGACACAAGTGCAAACAATGCTCCTTCTAACCATGATTCAAACTACAGTCCTACAGCGGTGGACACCAAAGAATACCATGCTGATAGCTTCCCGAAAGCTCTGCAAACTGAAAAGACCTCAGGCACTGACATCACAGAATCACATTCGATTTTTACAATGCCTGCGGACAGAAACATGTCTGACACCAGTGTTGACAGTGCTGTGAGACACTCTTATCATGGACATCTTCGTTATCATTGCCTACAGCATGATGATATGCAAGAGGATGTGCACTTATTGCAGGGTGGTTCTGATCACAAACGCTCCCACTCAAACCACTTTGATGATTCTGATGGTTCAAGTGCGGAGGAAGACTTTGGTGCCTTTGAGAGTCCCCTAAAGCAGCACTACAGCTCAACAGAGACTACAGACCAGTTTCTTCTTCTGGATATTAGCACAAGACCTGCAGAACTATTAGTATCCTGCAAACACCGATCTGGCATAGAAGAGAAAGGGGATATGTTTGAAACTGGAATCTGGGCATATGATGGAGCAGAGAGGTACGAAAAAACATCTGTAGCATCTGTTGAAATGAAAACAGTTATGGCTAGGGCTAAATTTGGAACTGGGAGACTTGATATGGGTGGCACACACTGGGCTGCAAAGACAAATGCTGAGGAAAGAAAGCCTGTTGTTCAAAGTAGTCCAGCTGTTGAGACTATTCAAAATTCTTGCATTGTGTCTGAAGTTTCCAACCTTAAAGAAGGTGAGAACCAAACCATTACCTCGACACACTGTTCACCTCCTGGAGTGTCAGACTCCATGCAACCCTCTGTGTCTTTTTGCATGGCATCTGGCCTTTCAACCAGCATGCCAACCAATAGATCAGCTCATCTGTCATCTCCTGTTCACCACCCATTCCAATGCTCTCTATGCGACCGTTCCTTTAGCCAGCGAGGTTCTCTAAATAGACATGTGCGGAGCCACCTTGGTGTAAGGCCCTTCCCCTGCCCCCGCTGCCCTATGACTTTTTCACGCCAATACCGTGTCACCGAGCACATGCGTGTTCATCAGCGATGTACCCCTGGGAATGATTTTCAAAAGCCTCCTGCTTCATCAACTTGA
- the LOC105940936 gene encoding uncharacterized protein LOC105940936: MSAELLSVSDPGGNNGNPQGTSVGGTKPLHRFLKGQPKIIGTIVLILGASFFIISVAITADSQMMDVWTVIPPGFLLGTLLIICGITYILAQHNTTKKTVTISLSLSIVSILVACWTLIRILPDIEAYSYHLDYIYDNGTFSFTEPMENRQLMGLALEAVFVFYTFVVAVIFIVMSALAGIALRSTKSQAIVVMTAASPDSSVE; the protein is encoded by the exons ATGTCTGCTGAGCTCCTCTCTGTGAGTGATCCAGGTGGGAATAATGGAAATCCTCAAGGCACCTCAGTGGGGGGCACAAAACCTTTACACCGCTTCTTAAAGGGACAACCCAAAATTATTGGT ACAATTGTGCTGATCTTGGGTGCATCCTTCTTTATCATATCCGTTGCGATCACGGCAGACTCCCAGATGATGGATGTATGGACAGTCATCCCACCAGGCTTCCTGCTGGGGACACTG TTAATCATATGTGGAATTACATACATTTTGGCACAACATAACACCACCAAGAAAACA GTAACCATTTCGTTATCTCTGAGCATTGTCTCCATACTGGTCGCATGCTGGACTTTAATACGCATCCTGCCTGACATAGAAGCATATTCCTACCACCTAGATTACATCTATGATAATGGAACCTTTTCATTTACTGAACCAATGGAAAATCGCCAG ctcatgGGATTGGCTTTggaagcagtttttgtgttctACACTTTTGTTGTAGCGGTTATTTTCATTGTAATGTCAGCTCTGGCTGGCATTGCCCTGCGATCCACAAAAAGCCAG GCCATTGTAGTGATGACTGCTGCATCGCCTGATTCGTCAGTTGAATAG